The genomic window AACTGCTGCTGCACGCGTTCGGCCGGGACCGGGTCCGTGTCGAGTTCGACGGCGCCGCCGACGATGTGACGTCGGTCAGGGCACTCGATCGGGGTATCTGACGCGTCCCGGTCCGCGCCCGGCGTCGACGCAGGTGGAACGGTGTTGCGAGTGTTGCAGATGGTCCCGATGGGGTGCCAGGGACTAACCTGACCGGTATGGCAGGAAAGGCGAGCGCCCGCGGATCGGGTTCCACAGCATCCACATCGCGGTCCCGTGCCCGCTCGACCTCCTCGACCCGCGCCTCGGCGTCGGGCACCCGTGCGGGCAGTCGCTCCGGTGGCGCGTCGGCGCCCCGGAAGTCGGCCCCGCGCAAGGCCGCTTCACGCACGACGGGCACGTCACGCAAACCTGCGGCCGGAAAGGGGGGCCGGCGACCGGCCGGTAAGTCCTCCCGCAACGCGGGCACGTTCGCGGCGTCCGTCGGCCGCGGTATCGGCGCCGGCTGGTCGATGGTCGCCAAGGGCGTCGGCGCCACCACCCGCACGGTCGGCAAGGCCGCCGACATCGAACACGGACACCGACGGGACGGCATCGCACTCGGACTCATCGCGGTCGCCGTCGTCATCGCCGGTGGCATGTGGTTCTCGGCGGGCGGCCCGGTCGGCGAGTTCATCGAAACCTGTGTGCGTGCCGTCGTCGGTGCAGTGGCCGCGGTCCTGCCGATCCTCGGTGTCGTGGTCGCCGTCGTCCTCATGCGCACCGAACCGAAACCCGACATCCGGTCCCGGCTCATCCTCGGCTCACTGCTCGTGGGCCTGCCCGCGGTCGGGTTGTGGCACATCGCCGCCGGGGCCCCGTCGACGTCCGCGGGCTGGCCCGACGCCGCCGGCATCGTCGGCTATGTCGTCGCCGGCCCGCTCACCGACGGCCTCACCCCGTGGCTGTCGGTGCCGTTGCTGCTGCTCGCGATGTTCTTCGGTGTCCTGCTGCTCACCGGCACCACCGTCCGGGAGGTGCCGGACCGGCTGCGGTCGTGGTTCGGCACGTCTTACCACGACGACTACGCGTACGACCACGCCGACGATCCCGACTTCGACGAGGACCACGACTACGGCGACACCGCCGACCCGGCCCTGTTCGACGCCGACGGCTACCCCGTCGACGGCGGCCGCGAGCCCGCGCGCCCGGCGCGCCGCAGCCCCCGCCGCCGCACCCCGGCCCAGAACTATCCGACCGACGAGGTTCACGAGGACACCGCCACCGAGGTGCTCGGGCTGTGGGATCCGGGCGACCCGGACGGCCTGCCGACACCACCGGAGCCCGAACCGGAGCCGGTGCCCGAACCCGAACCGGCCCCGCGGCCGAAGCCGCGGGCCCGCGTCACCCCACCGCCGACCCCGGCCCCGACGCCCCCGCCGCCGGCACCGGAGAAGAACGACGATGCGTTCGTCCCGGACCGGGTGGTGGAGGGCGATTACGCGCTGCCGCCGATGTCGCTGCTCGTCGAAGGGGACCCGCCCAAGCTGGGCAGTGCCGCGAACGACGCGATGATCGAGGCGATCACCGAGGTCTTGCAGCAGTTCAAGATCGACGCGGCCGTCACCGGCTACACCCGGGGCCCCACGGTCACCCGCTACGAGGTGGAGCTCGGCCCCGGTGTGAAGGTCGAGAAGATCACCGCGCTGCACCGCAACATCGCGTACGCGGTGGCCACCGACAACGTGCGCCTGCTCGCGCCGATCCCCGGTAAGTCGGCGGTCGGTATCGAGGTGCCCAACTCGGATCGGGAGATGGTGCGCCTGGCGGACGTGCTCGCGGCACCGTCGACCCGCAAGGACCATCACCCACTGGTCATCGGCCTGGGCAAGGACATCGAGGGTGACTTCGTGAGCGCCAACCTCGCGAAGATGCCGCACCTGCTGGTCGCCGGTTCCACCGGGTCCGGTAAGTCGAGCTTCGTCAACTCGATGCTGGTGTCACTGCTGCAGCGGGCCACCCCGGACGAGGTCCGGATGATCCTGATCGACCCGAAGATGGTGGAACTGACCCCGTACGAGGGCATCCCGCACCTGATCACGCCGATCATCACACAGCCGAAGAAGGCGGCGGCGGCGCTGGCGTGGCTCGTCGAGGAGATGGAGCAGCGCTACCAGGACATGCAGGCCAGCCGTGTCCGGCACATCGACGACTTCAACAAGAAGGTCAAGTCCGGGGAGATAACGGCCCCGCTGGGAAGTGAACGCGTCTACAAGCCGTACCCGTACATCCTCGCGATCGTCGACGAGCTCGCCGACCTGATGATGACCGCGCCGCGCGACGTCGAGGAGGCGATCGTCCGGATCACGCAGAAGGCGCGTGCCGCCGGTATCCACCTGGTGCTCGCGACGCAGCGGCCGTCGGTCGACGTCGTCACCGGTCTGATCAAGACGAATGTGCCGTCCCGGTTGGCGTTCGCGACCTCGTCGTTGACCGATTCGCGGGTCATTCTGGACCAGCCTGGCGCCGAGAAGCTCATCGGTATGGGTGACGGCCTGTTCCTGCCGATGGGGGCGGGCAAGCCGGTTCGCATGCAGGGCGCGTTCATCACCGACGAGGAAATCGCCGCGGTCGTCGACTTCACCAAGAATCAGGCCGAACCCGAGTACACCGAGGGTGTGACGGCGGCGAAGGCGGGGGAGAAGAAGGATGTCGACCCCGACATCGGCGACGACATGGACGTGTTGCTGCAGGCGGTGGAGTTGGTCGTGTCCAGCCAGTTCGGTTCCACGTCGATGCTGCAGCGCAAGCTGCGGGTGGGTTTCGCGAAGGCCGGTCGCCTGATGGACCTGATGGAGACCCGTGGTGTCGTCGGCCCGAGTGAGGGATCGAAGGCGCGTGAAGTGTTGATCAAGCCGGACGAACTCGAGGGCCTGCTGTGGTCGATCCGTGGCGGAGACCCTGAAACAGCCGACGACAGCTGACTGTTTTGCCCGATTTAAACGGCTGTCGTGTGCGTGTGGTTCAATAGGAATCACTTAGGAGGGGAGTATCCCCAATCCTGCGACAGACTCGTCAACACGATCGACACCGTTGTCGGTCCGGTTCTGTCGGTAGATGCGCTCGGCCTCTCGGTCGAGCATCTGCGGGAGAGACCTCCGGGGGTTCAACATACCTACCGGAGGTCAATAGCTGATGCACGTCTCCCCCCTCGTCTGGATCGTCACCTGTGTGGTGATCCTCGGACTCTTCGTCTTCGACTTCTTCGCGCACGTGCGCACCCCGCACGCTCCGAGCTTCCGCGAATCAGCGTTCTGGTCCGCCGTCTACATCGGCATCGCGATCATCTTCGGACTCGTCGTGATGTCGATCTGGGGCACGACGTTCGGCGGTGAGTACTTCGCCGGTTACGTCACCGAGAAGGCGTTGTCCGTGGACAACCTGTTCGTCTTCGTGATCATCATGGCGACGTTCTCGGTGCCCCGGCAGTACCAGCAGAAGGTCCTGCTCATCGGCATCGTCATGGCGCTCGTGCTGCGCGGTGTCTTCATCGCCGTCGGAGCGGCCGCGATCAACACCTACAGCTGGGTGTTCTACCTGTTCGGCGCGTTCCTGATCTACACCGCGGTCAAGCTCATCAAGGATGCAGGTCACGAGGCCGAGTCCGAGGAGCAGCGGGAGAGCCGGATCATCACCCTCGCGAAGCGGTTCCTGCCGACCACCGAGGAGTACGACGGTGACAAGCTCGTCACGAAGATCGACGGCAAGCGTGTCGCCACCCCGCTACTGCTCGCGCTGATCGTCATCGGCTTCACCGACGTCCTGTTCGCGCTCGATTCGATCCCGGCGATCTACGGCCTCACCCAGGAGCCCTACCTGGTGTTCACCGCCAACGCGTTCGCGCTCATGGGGCTGCGGCAGCTGTTCTTCCTCATCGGGGGCCTGCTCGAACGCCTGGTGTACCTGTCCTACGGTCTGTCGATCATCCTGGCGTTCATCGGCGTCAAGTTGGTCCTGCACGCGCTGCACGAGAACACGCTGCCGTTCGTCAACGGCGGCGAGCACATCGCGGTCCCCGAGATCTCCACCGTCATGTCGCTGAGCATCATTCTCGGCGTACTGGTGGTGACCGCGGTGGCGAGCCTGATCAAGACGCGCAACAAGTCCGACGACTCGACCGTCCACTAGTCGGAACGCCGGCCGGGGTGACCCGGCCGGCGTGTTCCGGTGGGGCGGACCGCGCGGCGGGCCTACTGCACGAAGACACCGAAGACCGGGATCCATTCCCGGATCGTCCGGTCCTCGACGAGGCCGAGGTGCGCGAACGGATCCTGGTCGAACAGGTCGCGCACCTCGTCCGCCGTCGCGGCCTCGACGGTCATCGAGGCGCCGCTGCCGTCGGCGAACGGACCCGACGACCGGACGACACCGCGACGTACCAGGTCGGCGAGCCACGCTCGGTGGTCGGTGCGGTGGTCGTCGCGCTGCGCGGACTTCTCCGGCGCGTACGTGTACTGGACGATGAACAGCGGCATGATTCCTCGATCCCGGTCGTGGTGGTGAAGGGCGTCAGAGCGTGAGCAGCATCCGCGTGTTGCCCAGCGTGTTCGGTTTGACGTAGCTCAGGTCCAGGAACTCGGCGACACCCGTGTCGTAGGACCGGCACATCTCCGCGTACACCTCGGCGGTGACGGGGGTGCCCTCGATCTCCGCGAAGCCGTGCTTGGCGAAGAAGTTCACCTCGAACGTGAGCACGAACAGTCGCTCGAGTTCGAGTTCACGGGCGACGTCGATGAGCTTGTCGACCACGAGGTGACCTGCGCCGCGCCCCTTGACCTGTGGATCCACGGCGACCGTCCGGACCTCGCCGAGGTCGGACCACAGCACGTGCATGGCCCCGCAGCCGACGACGGTGCCCGCCTGCTCGACCACCCAGAATTCCTGCACCGACTCGTACAGCGTCACGAGGTTCTTCTCGAGCAGGATCTTGCCCGCGTAGATGTCGATGAGACGCTTGATCTCCGGCACATCCGAGGTGCGCGCGCGCCGCACCCGCATCCCTTCAGCGTCGTTCGTGCCTGCCGCCGGAGTT from Prescottella sp. R16 includes these protein-coding regions:
- a CDS encoding TerC family protein, giving the protein MHVSPLVWIVTCVVILGLFVFDFFAHVRTPHAPSFRESAFWSAVYIGIAIIFGLVVMSIWGTTFGGEYFAGYVTEKALSVDNLFVFVIIMATFSVPRQYQQKVLLIGIVMALVLRGVFIAVGAAAINTYSWVFYLFGAFLIYTAVKLIKDAGHEAESEEQRESRIITLAKRFLPTTEEYDGDKLVTKIDGKRVATPLLLALIVIGFTDVLFALDSIPAIYGLTQEPYLVFTANAFALMGLRQLFFLIGGLLERLVYLSYGLSIILAFIGVKLVLHALHENTLPFVNGGEHIAVPEISTVMSLSIILGVLVVTAVASLIKTRNKSDDSTVH
- a CDS encoding amino-acid N-acetyltransferase; translated protein: MRVRRARTSDVPEIKRLIDIYAGKILLEKNLVTLYESVQEFWVVEQAGTVVGCGAMHVLWSDLGEVRTVAVDPQVKGRGAGHLVVDKLIDVARELELERLFVLTFEVNFFAKHGFAEIEGTPVTAEVYAEMCRSYDTGVAEFLDLSYVKPNTLGNTRMLLTL
- a CDS encoding DNA translocase FtsK, whose translation is MAGKASARGSGSTASTSRSRARSTSSTRASASGTRAGSRSGGASAPRKSAPRKAASRTTGTSRKPAAGKGGRRPAGKSSRNAGTFAASVGRGIGAGWSMVAKGVGATTRTVGKAADIEHGHRRDGIALGLIAVAVVIAGGMWFSAGGPVGEFIETCVRAVVGAVAAVLPILGVVVAVVLMRTEPKPDIRSRLILGSLLVGLPAVGLWHIAAGAPSTSAGWPDAAGIVGYVVAGPLTDGLTPWLSVPLLLLAMFFGVLLLTGTTVREVPDRLRSWFGTSYHDDYAYDHADDPDFDEDHDYGDTADPALFDADGYPVDGGREPARPARRSPRRRTPAQNYPTDEVHEDTATEVLGLWDPGDPDGLPTPPEPEPEPVPEPEPAPRPKPRARVTPPPTPAPTPPPPAPEKNDDAFVPDRVVEGDYALPPMSLLVEGDPPKLGSAANDAMIEAITEVLQQFKIDAAVTGYTRGPTVTRYEVELGPGVKVEKITALHRNIAYAVATDNVRLLAPIPGKSAVGIEVPNSDREMVRLADVLAAPSTRKDHHPLVIGLGKDIEGDFVSANLAKMPHLLVAGSTGSGKSSFVNSMLVSLLQRATPDEVRMILIDPKMVELTPYEGIPHLITPIITQPKKAAAALAWLVEEMEQRYQDMQASRVRHIDDFNKKVKSGEITAPLGSERVYKPYPYILAIVDELADLMMTAPRDVEEAIVRITQKARAAGIHLVLATQRPSVDVVTGLIKTNVPSRLAFATSSLTDSRVILDQPGAEKLIGMGDGLFLPMGAGKPVRMQGAFITDEEIAAVVDFTKNQAEPEYTEGVTAAKAGEKKDVDPDIGDDMDVLLQAVELVVSSQFGSTSMLQRKLRVGFAKAGRLMDLMETRGVVGPSEGSKAREVLIKPDELEGLLWSIRGGDPETADDS
- a CDS encoding YciI family protein, which translates into the protein MPLFIVQYTYAPEKSAQRDDHRTDHRAWLADLVRRGVVRSSGPFADGSGASMTVEAATADEVRDLFDQDPFAHLGLVEDRTIREWIPVFGVFVQ